One stretch of Amycolatopsis sp. NBC_00345 DNA includes these proteins:
- a CDS encoding FAD-dependent monooxygenase → MDTDVLIVGAGPTGLTVANELQLAGVPALVVDKLSQRSELSKAGGVQSRTQEAFDQRGLLEALLATGDHPVGTAHFGGIHLPLSRGRHRFPWRSIPQVVIEGFLEEHLAAQSIHARRGQELAGLEQDGDGVTAFFADGTTIRSRYLVAADGGHSTVRKLLRAEFPGQAGTATVIAADLRLSGVEHTMTHRWNEAGDWAHLFPLGTDEEGRPLLRLAMGGPGRARARDVPITEEEIRDGLRAVFGLEVQLLELRYARRITNAARQAAQYRHSRVFLAGDAAHVHLPLGAQGMNTGIQDALNLGWKLAAAVRGWAPENLLDTYHAERHPVGAAVLRNVQAQSLLMDWEGTRAPEVMATRELFTAMAKLPEVQYQLDDMLSGMGIRYRIPGVEDQPLAGLPAPDVDLGPARVNELLRSGRGLLIDPDGAFAKVADLWGDRVDRVAAGTEPMLVRPDGYVCWAGGADGLEPALGRWFGKPR, encoded by the coding sequence ATGGACACGGACGTACTGATCGTCGGAGCGGGCCCGACCGGGCTGACGGTGGCCAACGAACTTCAGCTGGCGGGGGTGCCAGCCCTGGTGGTCGACAAGTTGTCCCAGCGCAGCGAGCTGTCCAAGGCGGGCGGGGTGCAGTCCCGCACGCAGGAGGCGTTCGACCAGCGCGGGCTGCTGGAAGCGTTGCTGGCCACCGGGGACCACCCGGTCGGCACCGCCCACTTCGGCGGCATCCACCTCCCGCTCAGCCGGGGCCGGCACCGCTTCCCGTGGCGGTCCATCCCGCAGGTCGTGATCGAGGGCTTCCTCGAGGAACACCTTGCCGCCCAAAGCATCCACGCCCGGCGGGGCCAGGAGCTGGCCGGCCTCGAGCAGGACGGCGACGGGGTCACCGCGTTCTTCGCCGACGGCACCACGATCCGTTCCCGCTACCTCGTGGCCGCCGACGGCGGGCACAGCACGGTGCGAAAGCTGCTGCGGGCCGAGTTCCCCGGCCAGGCGGGCACCGCGACCGTGATCGCCGCCGACCTCCGGCTGAGCGGGGTCGAGCACACGATGACGCACCGCTGGAACGAGGCCGGGGACTGGGCGCACCTGTTCCCGCTCGGCACCGACGAGGAGGGCCGGCCGCTGCTGCGGCTCGCCATGGGCGGGCCGGGCCGGGCCCGCGCCCGGGATGTCCCGATCACCGAGGAGGAGATCCGCGACGGCCTGCGCGCCGTGTTCGGGCTCGAGGTGCAGCTGCTCGAACTTCGCTACGCCCGCCGCATCACCAACGCGGCCCGGCAGGCCGCGCAGTACCGGCACAGCCGGGTTTTCCTGGCCGGCGACGCTGCCCACGTCCACCTCCCGCTCGGCGCGCAGGGCATGAACACCGGGATCCAGGACGCGCTCAACCTCGGCTGGAAACTCGCCGCCGCCGTACGCGGCTGGGCGCCGGAGAACCTGCTCGACACCTACCACGCGGAACGGCACCCGGTCGGGGCCGCCGTGCTGCGCAACGTCCAGGCGCAGAGCCTGCTGATGGACTGGGAAGGCACCCGCGCCCCGGAGGTGATGGCCACCCGGGAACTGTTCACGGCCATGGCAAAACTGCCGGAGGTGCAGTACCAGCTCGACGACATGCTGTCCGGCATGGGCATCCGCTACCGGATCCCGGGCGTCGAGGACCAGCCGCTCGCCGGCCTACCGGCACCGGACGTGGACCTCGGCCCGGCCCGGGTGAACGAGCTGCTGCGCTCCGGCCGCGGCCTCCTGATCGACCCGGACGGCGCGTTCGCGAAGGTCGCCGACCTTTGGGGCGACCGGGTGGATCGCGTGGCCGCCGGTACTGAGCCAATGCTGGTCCGGCCGGATGGTTACGTGTGCTGGGCCGGTGGCGCAGACGGTCTGGAGCCGGCGCTCGGCCGCTGGTTCGGCAAACCTCGCTGA
- a CDS encoding Uma2 family endonuclease has product MVVVPMFAHGDRLTRRDLETISDERRRYELVDGTLLVSPSPRPLHQRVVARLLAALTPVCPADCEVLPAPVDVVLDEYTVMIPDVVVGRRDTFTERALVGVPVLAVEVVSPSSRYIDTHLKPARLAEAGCPYYWVVDPRAPGIRCFRLEDGEYVLDVEATAEEIARLERPYRLDLRPADLVSSY; this is encoded by the coding sequence ATGGTGGTAGTCCCGATGTTCGCGCACGGCGACCGTCTCACCCGTCGGGACCTGGAGACGATCTCGGATGAGCGACGTCGGTATGAACTGGTGGACGGGACTCTTCTAGTGAGCCCCTCCCCGCGCCCGCTGCACCAGAGGGTGGTCGCGCGCCTGCTCGCGGCGCTCACCCCGGTTTGCCCTGCGGACTGCGAGGTACTGCCGGCCCCCGTCGACGTCGTGCTCGACGAGTACACGGTGATGATCCCCGACGTCGTGGTCGGCCGGCGGGACACGTTCACCGAGCGCGCGCTCGTCGGCGTCCCGGTGCTGGCGGTCGAAGTGGTGTCGCCGTCCAGCCGCTACATCGACACCCACCTCAAGCCGGCGCGGCTGGCCGAGGCGGGGTGCCCTTACTACTGGGTGGTCGACCCGCGTGCGCCCGGGATCCGCTGCTTCCGGCTGGAGGACGGCGAGTACGTGCTCGACGTCGAAGCGACCGCCGAGGAGATCGCCCGGCTCGAACGGCCGTACCGGCTGGACCTCCGCCCCGCGGACCTGGTGTCCTCCTACTGA
- a CDS encoding CHAT domain-containing protein, whose amino-acid sequence MPFDDLFHRVQRVLDDHRRSGRADPVLGEAVLADAVRLRELARPADPAGPTRAERRRLAAADQVTGRLHFLRSQLIPDGTVDLATALVLLWPFADEPGVVPEGLRPLIGPAADPDQQASRGSELLAHAQQAGDPAVLDMSVELLAAAEAGVGAEWAAQTRSNLGAALFVRHVRTGNRADLDRAIETLTSAVAETDDTASYRPQLLGNLSAALSQRFRRDGAAADLDQVIVLAGLAVAACPPEHPDHVVFLANLGMFHRTRYERANEPGELERAVEVGERAVRLTPSHHANRPAALHGLGLAYRARFERTANQPDLDRALDLAERSLAATPAGDPRAKSRQNALDTARSLRAGDRSGPSFDLLLAEVNRALAEHQRGGRVTEVADGIPERLFLASQTVDRDRRARASYALGWLYYFRYRASPEPDVVSVDFARAVSLFVDLAIEPSQIPPAFRRILGPAAEPQGQGHIGGAVLRYAMDSKDPLALYGAQSLLEAAVGGGSYSDGERAGFLADLSSLYLWRFERSVAALLDPAVERAEQSVAISPAPHPLSVLRAARELRFRRFGRLDDLNRVVEVDRQLVDLDAPDRAHRLADLAISYRIRYGQTDSADDLQQAVRTAEEAVGATDEESPDLAARLSMLAQVHRLRYERDGDQEDLHFAVALGERAVLTADPESGSWAICLSELGTAYHLRSIRRSDPADLERAIEMGERAVAASTDAGPPRTNYLSSLGAAYQLRYRIEHRPADLDRQLELGEQAVAGMPEGYPDRIRHLRNLSGIHLNRHQQPDRDAGDLDRALELGEQALAAAEGTVLETACLEVVAACRLLRHRADPAAVGRATMEGLTGEIVRAAASSRPLDVITAAHIGGTLAAEAGQPDLAVRLLDLAVTQLSLLTPGDVRWPDQEFRLIPHTGLVGHAVAAHFAAGDPAGAAGIAEAGRAVVVAQRLGARTDLGELEARHPGLAAGFARIRDQLDRSEADVAERVRLRAERDDLLARIRQQDGFARFLQAPRLTELRQAAAGGTVVLVNPGPARGDALVITADAEPVHIELPLLTEHEVNVRATELLDATHATGLTASLRKARVVRETLEWLWDTVSGPVAAVLPVADGEIPRVRWLPVGRLGLFPLHAAGYAGRPGALDLMVSSYTPTLRALADARARPPARVRKQLTVAVPQTPGLPDLPGTVAEVHALHPGALVLAGRAVTVPGLLDALSGSTWVHFACHAGTNPVNPSLAYLQLPGGKLPVSRIGELRMPGAELAYLSACSTAHGGELLADEAVTLGSAFHLAGFRHVVAGLWPLSDRIAADAARSFYRHLPDRADADGAGGALREVALQLRDAHPDRPDLWASLVHSGA is encoded by the coding sequence ATGCCGTTCGATGACCTGTTCCACCGCGTCCAGCGGGTGCTCGACGACCACCGGCGGTCGGGCCGCGCGGATCCGGTGCTCGGCGAAGCCGTGCTGGCCGATGCCGTGCGGTTGCGCGAACTCGCCCGGCCCGCGGACCCGGCCGGCCCGACCCGGGCCGAACGGCGCCGGCTCGCGGCCGCCGACCAGGTCACCGGCCGGCTGCACTTCCTCCGTTCGCAGCTGATCCCGGACGGCACCGTCGATCTGGCCACGGCGCTGGTGTTGCTGTGGCCGTTCGCGGACGAACCGGGTGTGGTTCCCGAGGGGCTGCGCCCGCTGATCGGCCCGGCCGCGGACCCCGATCAGCAGGCGTCGCGGGGCAGCGAGCTGCTGGCGCACGCGCAGCAGGCCGGCGATCCGGCGGTGCTCGACATGAGCGTCGAGCTGCTGGCGGCGGCCGAGGCGGGGGTGGGGGCCGAGTGGGCGGCGCAGACCCGGAGCAACCTCGGCGCGGCGCTGTTCGTGCGCCACGTGAGAACCGGCAACCGCGCCGATCTCGACCGCGCGATCGAGACGTTGACCAGTGCGGTGGCCGAGACCGACGACACCGCGTCCTACCGTCCTCAGCTGCTCGGCAACCTCAGCGCCGCGCTGTCCCAGCGGTTCCGGCGTGACGGCGCGGCGGCGGATCTGGACCAGGTGATCGTGCTGGCCGGGCTGGCGGTCGCCGCCTGCCCGCCGGAGCACCCCGATCACGTCGTTTTCCTGGCCAATCTGGGCATGTTCCACCGGACGCGGTACGAGCGCGCGAACGAACCCGGGGAGCTGGAACGCGCCGTCGAGGTGGGTGAGCGCGCGGTGCGGCTGACCCCGTCGCACCACGCGAACCGGCCGGCGGCGCTCCACGGCCTCGGCCTCGCCTACCGGGCCCGGTTCGAACGGACGGCGAACCAGCCGGACCTCGACCGCGCGCTGGACCTCGCGGAGCGGAGCCTCGCCGCGACGCCCGCGGGTGATCCCCGGGCGAAGAGCAGGCAGAACGCGCTCGACACCGCGCGTTCGCTGCGTGCCGGGGACCGCAGTGGACCGTCGTTCGACCTGCTGCTGGCGGAGGTGAACCGGGCGCTGGCCGAGCACCAGCGCGGAGGTCGCGTAACCGAGGTGGCCGACGGCATTCCCGAACGGCTGTTCCTGGCGTCGCAGACCGTGGATCGCGACCGGCGGGCGCGGGCGTCGTACGCGCTCGGCTGGCTGTATTACTTCCGGTACCGCGCTTCCCCCGAGCCAGACGTGGTCAGTGTCGACTTCGCGCGCGCCGTCAGCCTGTTTGTCGACCTGGCGATCGAACCGAGCCAGATCCCGCCCGCGTTCCGGCGGATCCTCGGGCCCGCGGCCGAACCGCAAGGGCAGGGCCACATCGGCGGCGCGGTGCTGCGCTATGCCATGGACAGCAAGGATCCGCTGGCGCTCTACGGGGCGCAAAGCCTCCTCGAAGCGGCAGTCGGCGGCGGCTCGTACAGCGACGGTGAACGCGCGGGTTTCCTGGCCGATCTCAGTTCCCTCTACCTTTGGCGGTTCGAGCGGAGTGTGGCGGCGCTGCTCGACCCGGCCGTGGAGCGCGCGGAACAGAGCGTCGCGATTTCGCCGGCCCCGCACCCGTTGTCCGTGCTCAGAGCGGCCCGCGAACTGCGGTTCCGCCGGTTCGGACGGCTCGACGACCTGAACCGCGTCGTCGAGGTCGACCGGCAGCTGGTCGACCTCGACGCGCCGGATCGGGCCCACCGGCTGGCGGACCTGGCGATCAGCTACCGGATTCGTTACGGCCAAACGGATTCCGCGGACGATCTCCAGCAGGCCGTGCGCACCGCCGAGGAGGCGGTCGGCGCCACCGACGAGGAAAGCCCCGACCTGGCGGCGCGGCTGTCCATGCTGGCCCAGGTGCACCGCCTGCGTTACGAGCGCGACGGCGACCAGGAGGACCTGCACTTTGCCGTGGCGCTGGGCGAACGGGCCGTGCTCACCGCGGACCCGGAAAGCGGCAGCTGGGCCATCTGCCTGTCCGAGCTGGGCACCGCCTACCACTTGCGCTCGATCCGGCGGTCCGACCCGGCCGACCTGGAACGCGCGATCGAGATGGGCGAGCGCGCGGTGGCCGCGAGCACCGACGCGGGCCCGCCGCGGACGAACTACCTGTCCTCGCTCGGCGCGGCCTACCAGCTGAGGTACCGGATCGAGCACCGGCCCGCCGACCTGGACCGGCAGCTCGAACTCGGCGAGCAGGCCGTGGCCGGGATGCCCGAGGGCTACCCGGACCGGATCCGCCACCTGCGCAACCTCAGCGGCATCCACCTCAACCGCCACCAGCAGCCGGACCGGGACGCGGGCGATCTCGACCGGGCGCTCGAACTCGGCGAGCAGGCGCTGGCCGCGGCCGAGGGCACGGTGCTGGAGACCGCGTGCCTCGAAGTGGTGGCCGCCTGCCGGCTGCTGCGGCATCGAGCCGATCCGGCCGCGGTCGGCCGCGCCACCATGGAGGGGCTCACCGGGGAAATCGTCCGGGCCGCGGCCTCCTCGCGGCCGCTGGACGTCATCACCGCGGCCCACATCGGCGGGACGCTGGCGGCGGAAGCGGGGCAGCCGGATCTCGCGGTGCGCCTGCTCGACCTCGCCGTGACGCAGCTGTCCCTGCTGACTCCGGGCGACGTCCGCTGGCCGGACCAGGAGTTCCGGCTGATCCCGCACACCGGCCTCGTCGGCCACGCCGTCGCCGCGCACTTCGCGGCCGGGGATCCGGCCGGGGCCGCCGGAATCGCGGAGGCCGGGCGCGCGGTCGTGGTGGCGCAGCGGCTGGGGGCGCGCACCGATCTCGGCGAGCTCGAAGCGCGGCACCCGGGCCTGGCCGCCGGGTTCGCCCGGATCCGGGACCAGCTCGACCGGTCCGAGGCCGACGTCGCCGAACGCGTCCGGCTCCGCGCCGAACGCGACGACCTGCTCGCCCGGATCCGGCAGCAGGACGGTTTCGCCCGGTTCCTCCAGGCGCCCCGGCTGACCGAACTCCGGCAGGCCGCGGCCGGCGGCACCGTCGTGCTGGTCAACCCGGGCCCGGCCCGCGGCGACGCGCTCGTGATCACGGCGGACGCGGAGCCCGTGCACATCGAGCTGCCGCTGCTGACGGAACACGAGGTGAACGTCCGGGCGACCGAGCTGCTGGACGCCACCCACGCCACCGGCCTGACGGCGAGCCTGCGCAAGGCCCGCGTCGTGCGCGAAACGCTGGAATGGCTGTGGGACACGGTATCCGGGCCCGTCGCCGCGGTCCTGCCGGTCGCCGACGGAGAGATCCCGCGGGTGCGGTGGCTTCCGGTCGGCCGGCTCGGGCTGTTTCCGTTGCACGCCGCCGGTTACGCCGGTCGTCCGGGCGCGCTGGACCTCATGGTGTCGTCCTACACACCCACTCTGCGCGCCCTCGCCGACGCGCGGGCCCGTCCGCCGGCGCGGGTCCGGAAGCAGCTGACCGTCGCCGTGCCGCAGACGCCCGGCCTGCCCGACCTTCCGGGCACCGTGGCCGAAGTGCACGCGTTACATCCCGGCGCACTGGTGCTGGCCGGCCGGGCCGTCACCGTTCCCGGGCTGCTCGACGCGCTTTCGGGCAGTACGTGGGTGCACTTCGCCTGCCACGCCGGCACCAACCCGGTCAACCCGTCGCTGGCGTACCTGCAGCTGCCCGGCGGAAAGCTGCCGGTGTCCCGGATCGGCGAGCTGCGGATGCCCGGCGCCGAACTGGCCTACCTGTCCGCCTGCTCGACCGCGCACGGCGGGGAACTGCTCGCCGACGAAGCCGTGACCCTCGGCTCCGCCTTCCACCTGGCCGGATTCCGGCACGTCGTCGCCGGCCTGTGGCCCTTGTCCGACCGGATCGCCGCCGACGCCGCCCGGTCCTTCTACCGCCACCTGCCCGATCGCGCCGACGCCGACGGGGCGGGCGGCGCGTTGCGCGAAGTGGCCCTCCAGCTGCGCGACGCCCATCCCGACCGGCCGGACCTCTGGGCTTCCCTGGTGCACAGCGGCGCCTGA
- a CDS encoding tetratricopeptide repeat protein — protein sequence MSFDRVLKKVGKRLSAYERTVAARETTKAAQTILDPAAQVEAAELWRSAQPADAGRPSHLEALRLAEARRVVGKAHLYRAREVPSGQWLHEFAQGLVYLAPITGRPGAVPPGYELLLGPAADPDQQAGLAVEMLGADAATEDGVFADAAVVLLTESLAATPRTSAGYVTRLSNLGAAHQSRYHRTGDAAELDAAHGLLERTVAAAARSDPNLPLYQYNLGGSQLRKYSRSRSPLDALAAVVSLDQALAGLPQDSGLRREAMSMAVTAHRACAATVAGGAQDLERAIRLCRELLDTAEEGSGDRAKFRTELGMLLLQRFLDDGRRRDLDLAIESLRDAVVATPEDHPERAERLSRLGIAHRRRYEVRRTVQDLELAVAWGEQSVAADCALPSDRAGHYSNVGLAYRERYQRFGEPGDLDRAVAYGEDAVRTYPADNLDRAIALHNLGTAYQRRFERTNARADVDLAIDVAEQAVAITPPGHPYLAERQAGLRRAYEARHAHSGDPADLLRAQRSGNGQRP from the coding sequence ATGAGCTTCGACCGGGTGCTGAAGAAGGTCGGCAAACGCCTCTCCGCGTACGAACGCACGGTGGCCGCGCGGGAAACCACGAAGGCGGCGCAAACGATCCTCGATCCGGCGGCGCAGGTGGAGGCGGCGGAGCTGTGGCGGTCGGCGCAGCCCGCCGACGCCGGCCGGCCCAGCCACCTCGAAGCCCTCCGGCTGGCCGAAGCCCGGCGCGTCGTGGGAAAGGCGCACCTCTACCGCGCCAGGGAGGTGCCCTCCGGGCAGTGGCTCCACGAATTCGCCCAGGGGCTGGTGTACCTGGCGCCGATAACCGGCCGGCCCGGTGCCGTCCCGCCCGGGTACGAACTGCTGCTCGGTCCCGCCGCGGACCCGGACCAGCAGGCCGGCCTGGCCGTGGAAATGCTGGGCGCGGACGCGGCCACCGAGGACGGGGTGTTCGCCGACGCCGCGGTCGTGTTGCTGACCGAATCCCTGGCGGCCACCCCGCGGACCAGTGCCGGGTACGTCACGCGGCTGTCCAATCTCGGCGCCGCGCACCAGTCGCGGTACCACCGCACCGGCGACGCGGCCGAACTCGACGCCGCGCACGGGCTGCTGGAGCGGACGGTCGCGGCCGCTGCGCGGTCGGACCCGAATCTGCCGCTCTACCAGTACAATCTGGGCGGCAGCCAGCTCCGGAAGTACTCGCGGAGCCGGTCTCCGCTGGACGCGCTCGCGGCCGTCGTCTCGCTCGATCAAGCGCTGGCCGGTCTGCCCCAGGACTCCGGCCTGCGCCGGGAGGCGATGTCCATGGCCGTGACCGCGCATCGTGCCTGCGCCGCCACGGTGGCCGGCGGCGCGCAAGACCTGGAGCGCGCGATACGGCTCTGCCGGGAGCTGCTCGACACGGCGGAGGAGGGCTCCGGCGACCGCGCGAAGTTCCGGACCGAGCTCGGGATGCTGCTCCTGCAGCGTTTCCTCGACGACGGCCGGCGCCGTGACCTGGACCTGGCGATCGAATCGCTGCGGGACGCGGTCGTGGCCACTCCGGAGGACCATCCCGAACGCGCGGAACGCTTGTCCCGCCTCGGCATCGCGCACCGGCGGCGCTACGAGGTCCGCCGGACCGTGCAGGATCTGGAGCTCGCCGTCGCGTGGGGAGAGCAGTCCGTCGCCGCGGACTGCGCCCTTCCCTCGGACCGGGCCGGGCACTACTCCAACGTCGGCCTGGCCTACCGCGAGCGTTACCAGCGGTTCGGCGAGCCCGGCGACCTGGACCGCGCGGTGGCCTACGGCGAGGACGCGGTCCGGACCTACCCGGCGGACAACCTGGACCGGGCGATCGCCCTGCACAACCTGGGAACCGCCTACCAGCGCCGGTTCGAGCGCACCAACGCCCGCGCCGACGTCGACCTGGCCATCGACGTCGCCGAGCAGGCGGTGGCGATAACCCCGCCCGGACACCCGTATCTCGCGGAGCGGCAGGCGGGTCTCCGCCGCGCGTACGAGGCACGCCACGCCCACAGCGGCGACCCGGCGGATCTCCTTCGCGCGCAACGGTCCGGGAACGGGCAGCGGCCCTGA
- a CDS encoding Lrp/AsnC family transcriptional regulator, whose amino-acid sequence MESDYDELDRQLVRALQLDGRAAFSTIAEVLGVSDRTIARRYAKLRSSGAVRVLGGFAPTALGAVQWFLRVRCAPGTAAPVAEALARRPDTSWVSLTSGGTEITCTVDTENEADSEALLLAKLPRTPRVEGVTAHSVLHAFYGGPDSLIAKLGSLSEEAVERLRPPPVPHRPAPVRLDDGDRKLLAALAADGRTGFEHLASATGWSPTTVRRRMRELRESGVLYLDIDIDGSLFSLGTRTLLWLSVAPAHLEETGAALAAHPEIAFAAATTGPTNLCASVVCADQRALYRYLTTRVAALPAITHIETAPVIKTVKRAAKQP is encoded by the coding sequence GTGGAATCCGACTACGATGAGCTGGATCGCCAGCTCGTGCGCGCCCTTCAGCTCGACGGAAGGGCCGCTTTCAGTACCATCGCTGAAGTTCTTGGTGTGTCGGATCGCACCATCGCCCGCCGGTACGCCAAACTGCGGTCGTCCGGGGCGGTGCGGGTGCTCGGCGGGTTCGCCCCGACCGCACTGGGCGCGGTGCAGTGGTTCCTCCGGGTGCGCTGCGCGCCGGGCACCGCGGCCCCGGTCGCCGAAGCTCTGGCCCGGCGGCCCGACACGTCCTGGGTGAGCCTCACCTCCGGCGGCACCGAGATCACCTGCACGGTCGACACCGAGAACGAAGCCGACAGCGAGGCGCTGCTGCTGGCCAAGCTCCCCCGCACGCCCCGCGTGGAGGGGGTGACCGCGCACTCCGTGCTGCACGCCTTCTACGGCGGCCCGGACAGCCTGATCGCCAAGCTCGGCTCGCTGAGCGAAGAGGCGGTCGAGCGGCTGCGCCCGCCACCGGTGCCGCATCGGCCGGCGCCAGTGCGGCTCGACGACGGCGACCGGAAGCTGCTCGCCGCCCTCGCCGCCGACGGCCGGACCGGGTTCGAGCACCTGGCCTCGGCGACCGGCTGGTCACCGACCACAGTCCGGCGCCGGATGCGGGAGCTGCGCGAATCCGGCGTGCTGTACCTGGACATCGACATCGACGGGAGTTTGTTCAGCCTCGGCACCCGGACCCTGCTCTGGCTTTCGGTCGCCCCCGCACACCTGGAGGAGACCGGGGCGGCGCTGGCCGCGCACCCGGAGATCGCGTTCGCCGCCGCCACCACCGGGCCGACGAACCTGTGCGCGAGCGTGGTCTGCGCCGACCAGCGGGCGCTCTACCGGTACCTGACCACCCGCGTGGCCGCCCTGCCCGCCATCACGCACATCGAGACGGCACCGGTGATCAAGACCGTCAAACGGGCCGCGAAACAACCGTGA
- a CDS encoding TIGR04141 family sporadically distributed protein: MPTPSSPSKPVSLFRLDGTEAEHELLVSLTAEQVTTDVPVDLSGTAARLVAGTFRTEMPQWVPHAAALTGSRLDLSSTLPFAVLLVPRPPWTYAVAWGAGHLVLNDEYVEQGFGLLFGIRRLDPYDLGLVASAALDVSARATQISIPGGGELSAFRLEPYGDLVNRLAGSADLTDLTYGRVTGKRYRIRVGNSLWAPLAKEPDAFLADLDAVGAVVDEPDAESALRFVAQTRPLERHHRLVPTLERRLAEAFEDESAALGLTWPGAAVHDAENAGSFRITGLGAGGPLHVEARLELAHLTGRLAEIPVDRRIKALRAGRVVTCADEAGEEETGTPLPVARWLVFETTIDHVRYVFHQGRWYRIGETYVEQMRAQVADLLSRKYFWPDVTWRPSGESDDENRYCHRVAGEPGYLCLDRDFATTPLHPRFELCDLLGPGDELIHVKWLGRATAASHLYTQALVSAEALHDEPEALAQLAAKVSAADPDRVLTEAPRTVVLAAAGRAWQVDELFTLSQIALLRLDRAVRGLQATLRFADIPYVPKRTTRAQPVLRRRKR; encoded by the coding sequence ATGCCAACCCCGTCCTCCCCGAGCAAACCGGTCTCCCTCTTCCGGCTCGACGGCACCGAGGCCGAGCACGAACTGCTCGTCTCGCTGACGGCCGAGCAGGTCACCACCGACGTCCCGGTCGACCTCTCCGGCACGGCGGCCCGGCTCGTCGCCGGCACCTTCCGCACCGAGATGCCCCAGTGGGTCCCGCATGCCGCCGCGCTCACCGGCAGCCGACTCGACCTGTCTTCGACGCTGCCGTTCGCGGTGCTGCTCGTCCCGCGTCCACCGTGGACCTACGCGGTCGCCTGGGGCGCCGGGCACCTGGTGCTCAACGACGAGTACGTCGAGCAGGGTTTCGGGCTGCTGTTCGGGATCCGCCGGCTGGACCCGTACGACCTCGGGCTGGTGGCGAGCGCGGCGCTGGACGTCTCGGCGCGGGCGACCCAGATCTCCATCCCCGGCGGCGGCGAGCTGTCGGCGTTCCGGCTGGAGCCCTACGGCGACCTGGTGAACCGGCTGGCCGGCTCGGCCGACCTGACCGACCTCACCTACGGGCGCGTGACCGGCAAGCGGTACCGGATCCGCGTCGGCAACTCCCTCTGGGCGCCGCTGGCGAAGGAGCCGGACGCCTTCCTCGCGGACCTCGACGCGGTGGGCGCGGTCGTGGACGAGCCGGACGCGGAATCGGCGTTGCGGTTCGTCGCCCAGACCCGGCCGCTGGAGCGCCACCACCGGCTCGTGCCGACGCTCGAACGGCGGCTCGCGGAGGCGTTCGAAGACGAGTCCGCGGCACTCGGCCTGACCTGGCCCGGGGCCGCGGTGCACGACGCCGAGAACGCCGGTTCGTTCCGCATCACCGGCCTCGGCGCGGGCGGGCCGCTGCACGTCGAGGCGCGGCTGGAGCTGGCGCACCTGACCGGCCGGCTGGCCGAGATCCCGGTGGACCGGCGGATCAAGGCCCTGCGCGCCGGGCGCGTCGTCACCTGCGCCGACGAGGCCGGCGAGGAAGAGACCGGCACCCCGCTGCCGGTCGCGCGCTGGCTGGTGTTCGAGACGACCATCGACCACGTCCGGTACGTCTTCCACCAGGGCCGCTGGTACCGGATCGGCGAGACCTACGTCGAGCAGATGCGCGCCCAGGTCGCGGACCTGTTGTCCCGCAAGTACTTCTGGCCGGACGTCACGTGGCGGCCCAGCGGCGAGTCCGACGACGAGAACCGGTACTGCCACCGGGTCGCCGGCGAGCCGGGCTACCTGTGCCTGGACCGGGATTTCGCGACCACGCCGTTGCACCCGCGGTTCGAGCTGTGCGACCTGCTCGGCCCCGGCGACGAGCTGATCCACGTGAAGTGGCTCGGCCGCGCCACGGCGGCCAGCCACCTCTACACCCAGGCCCTCGTGTCGGCCGAAGCCCTGCACGACGAGCCGGAAGCCCTCGCGCAGCTCGCCGCCAAGGTCTCGGCCGCCGACCCGGACCGCGTGCTCACCGAAGCGCCCCGCACGGTGGTGCTCGCCGCCGCGGGGCGGGCGTGGCAGGTGGACGAGCTGTTCACTCTGTCCCAGATCGCGCTGTTGCGCTTGGATCGCGCGGTGCGGGGTCTGCAGGCGACGCTTCGGTTCGCGGACATTCCGTACGTGCCCAAGCGGACCACTCGTGCGCAGCCGGTTCTCCGTCGCCGGAAGCGATAG